Proteins found in one Paenibacillus dendritiformis genomic segment:
- a CDS encoding deoxyribonuclease IV, with protein MLKIGSHVSFSEKGLLTATKEAISYGSSSFMIYTGAPQNTRRKPIDKLFIEEGKELMNKHGIDEIVVHAPYIINLGSYKPQTFELAVSFLQDEIHRTDCIGVNNIVLHPGAYTDKDAEYGISRIAEGLNEVLRNTKETKVNIALETMAGKGTEVGRSFEEIAAIIDKVEDNGRLTVCLDTCHIHDAGYDIVNDLDGVLEEFDRVIGLGRIAVVHINDSKNPTGAGKDRHAPIGAGYLGFDAIRNVVQHEALLGRPFILETPWIGKDPKQQRPMYEAEIALLRGDAKERFGEEFWADVERMRHFFEKQDVHCREFVLETWNVLKNDAKAKKADPREPMERLYDMIVDAELLPDRTEEEINQRITAWYTGQAAE; from the coding sequence ATGCTGAAGATTGGATCTCATGTATCCTTTTCCGAAAAAGGGCTGTTGACGGCGACGAAGGAAGCGATAAGCTATGGCTCCAGCTCGTTCATGATATATACCGGAGCGCCTCAAAATACGCGGCGCAAACCGATTGACAAGCTGTTCATCGAGGAAGGCAAGGAACTGATGAACAAGCACGGCATCGACGAAATCGTGGTGCACGCGCCTTATATTATCAATCTTGGATCGTACAAGCCCCAGACGTTCGAATTGGCCGTGTCGTTCCTGCAGGATGAGATTCACCGCACGGATTGCATCGGCGTCAACAATATCGTGCTTCATCCGGGCGCCTATACGGACAAGGATGCGGAATACGGGATCAGCCGCATTGCGGAAGGCTTGAATGAAGTTCTGCGGAACACGAAGGAGACGAAGGTGAATATCGCGCTGGAGACGATGGCGGGCAAAGGCACCGAGGTCGGCCGGAGCTTCGAGGAGATCGCGGCGATTATCGACAAGGTCGAGGACAACGGCCGCCTGACCGTCTGTCTGGACACCTGCCATATCCATGATGCCGGCTACGATATCGTCAACGATCTGGACGGCGTGCTGGAGGAGTTCGACCGCGTGATCGGCCTCGGCCGCATCGCCGTCGTTCATATCAATGACAGCAAAAATCCGACCGGAGCAGGCAAAGACCGCCATGCCCCGATCGGAGCGGGCTATCTCGGCTTCGACGCGATTCGCAATGTCGTGCAGCATGAAGCGCTGCTCGGCAGACCGTTCATTCTGGAGACGCCCTGGATCGGCAAAGATCCGAAGCAGCAGCGCCCGATGTACGAGGCGGAGATCGCGCTTCTGCGCGGCGATGCCAAGGAGCGCTTCGGCGAGGAGTTCTGGGCGGACGTCGAGCGGATGCGTCACTTCTTCGAGAAGCAGGATGTCCATTGCCGCGAATTCGTGCTTGAGACGTGGAATGTGCTCAAAAACGATGCGAAGGCGAAGAAGGCCGATCCGCGCGAGCCGATGGAGCGTCTGTACGATATGATCGTCGATGCGGAACTGCTGCCGGATCGAACGGAAGAAGAGATTAATCAGCGTATTACCGCATGGTATACGGGACAAGCTGCGGAATAG
- a CDS encoding DUF2621 domain-containing protein, with protein MNSIAFWTFVLLGLMAIGGFFMFRKFLKVLPKSDGMSKLDWQNYWVERSRDLWTEDTKAFLDMLVAPVPKPFRDIARHSIAAKIGEVAIESGADEVTREHCIKGYIMATPKRDYRSLVRYLDKNNIDYSPYQHLLNK; from the coding sequence ATGAATTCTATCGCGTTCTGGACATTCGTTCTTCTTGGGCTCATGGCGATCGGCGGATTTTTCATGTTCCGCAAATTTCTCAAAGTGCTGCCAAAGAGCGACGGGATGTCCAAGCTCGACTGGCAAAATTACTGGGTGGAGCGAAGCCGGGATCTGTGGACGGAAGATACGAAGGCGTTCCTGGATATGCTGGTTGCCCCGGTTCCGAAGCCGTTCCGCGATATCGCGCGCCACTCCATCGCCGCCAAGATCGGCGAAGTCGCCATTGAGAGCGGCGCCGACGAAGTAACCCGCGAACACTGCATCAAGGGATATATTATGGCGACGCCGAAGCGGGACTACCGCAGCCTTGTCCGCTACCTGGACAAAAACAACATCGACTATAGTCCATACCAGCATCTGTTGAACAAATAG
- a CDS encoding TIGR01777 family oxidoreductase has product MISGGTGLIGKALYKAWLEQGHEIIILSRSGTKLRAKETHPHIHVVSWSELENHPPSCSDVDVVVNLAGETISQRWTVTAKNRIVASRIVPARRLAEWAEQQPRKLPLLINASGSSGYGSSETVVFDEESPLAGQDFLSDVIRQWEAAADAIPAERRVKLRIAPVLSNDGGVFPLMRLPYKLGFGGKIGSGRQPFSWIHINDMVRLIDYAVQEPSLSGPVNASAPDAVTNDEFGRKLGAVYRRPHWFPAPAWAIKLALGEMSMLILEGQRVYPAAALNAGFTFRYGQLDEALQALRDE; this is encoded by the coding sequence ATGATTAGCGGCGGTACCGGACTGATCGGGAAAGCGCTGTACAAAGCATGGCTGGAGCAAGGACATGAGATCATTATTTTGTCGCGCTCCGGCACGAAGCTGCGGGCGAAGGAGACTCACCCGCATATTCATGTCGTCAGCTGGTCCGAACTGGAGAATCATCCCCCAAGCTGCAGCGACGTCGACGTGGTGGTCAATCTGGCCGGCGAGACGATCAGCCAGCGCTGGACAGTGACAGCGAAGAACCGGATCGTCGCTTCGCGCATCGTGCCCGCCCGCAGGCTGGCGGAATGGGCAGAGCAGCAGCCGCGCAAGCTCCCCTTGCTCATCAACGCCTCAGGCAGCTCGGGCTACGGTTCGTCCGAGACGGTGGTCTTCGACGAAGAGAGCCCGCTTGCGGGGCAAGATTTTTTGTCGGATGTGATCCGGCAATGGGAGGCGGCGGCTGACGCGATTCCCGCCGAACGGCGCGTCAAGCTCCGCATCGCCCCCGTACTCTCCAATGACGGCGGCGTCTTCCCTCTCATGAGGTTGCCCTACAAGCTCGGCTTCGGCGGTAAAATCGGGAGTGGGCGTCAGCCCTTCTCCTGGATTCATATCAACGATATGGTGCGGCTTATCGATTACGCCGTCCAGGAACCGTCCCTGTCCGGCCCCGTCAATGCCAGCGCTCCGGATGCGGTGACGAATGATGAGTTCGGCCGGAAGCTGGGGGCCGTCTATCGTCGTCCGCACTGGTTCCCCGCTCCCGCCTGGGCGATCAAGCTGGCGCTCGGCGAGATGTCGATGCTGATACTGGAAGGGCAGCGGGTCTATCCAGCCGCCGCCTTGAACGCCGGCTTCACCTTCCGATACGGGCAGCTGGATGAAGCATTGCAGGCGCTGCGGGACGAGTAA
- a CDS encoding ABC transporter substrate-binding protein — MAKLIRTLVLLSLIGGLLAGCGAQPPAASGKESAAAAPVSTSVQHLGTDVIPASDISKLPEAAKKRSDTFVAGLIEPSGAFTPHFHQSGYDGNVASVLFAPLVTVDKTGLPIPLLAEKWEISPDQLTYTYTLRKGLKFSDGSPLTADDVAFTLTILHDKSYDGGTDIFQTHIKGGLAYKEGKADTIEGIRVIDPLTIEITTEQVNATALLTLGGMVLSKAYYGKDYVPGHLDYIRELHAKPVGAGPYKLEKHLPGQEIRFIANEHYFAGKPQVERFIYKTTEGDTFQFLETGEQDFASFAATQDNLEKLQRLGFVNLQLNTSSAYGYIAFNHHKPYLKDKKVRQALIYGLDRKTIVEGVSQGSAQVANVPVAPTSWAYTEEGINPYDYDPDKAKQLLEEAGWKAGAQGIREKDGQKLVIRYLSSKSKNSDAFIAIAKENYEAIGIRFEPEQFADFNSLRAKVEGGDYDLASFSTPMIIDPAYGVADFSTEEAEGYSNPTVDKLIQEGLGILDTEKRKEIYKKLFQELNEDPPYIFYSYSKLLYAYNARVQGLEPNPYRGIATSLPSIRIE; from the coding sequence ATGGCCAAATTGATCCGCACGCTCGTCCTGCTGTCCCTTATCGGAGGCTTGCTCGCAGGCTGCGGGGCCCAGCCGCCTGCCGCTTCCGGCAAGGAGTCTGCCGCCGCCGCTCCCGTCAGCACGAGCGTTCAACATTTGGGCACCGATGTCATTCCCGCTTCGGATATCAGCAAGCTGCCGGAAGCAGCCAAGAAGCGCAGCGATACATTTGTCGCCGGCTTGATCGAGCCAAGCGGTGCGTTCACGCCGCATTTCCACCAGAGCGGCTATGACGGCAATGTCGCATCCGTCCTGTTCGCTCCGCTGGTCACCGTCGACAAGACGGGGCTCCCTATTCCGCTGCTGGCAGAGAAGTGGGAGATATCTCCCGACCAGCTTACGTACACATATACGCTGCGCAAAGGCTTAAAGTTCAGCGACGGTTCGCCGCTGACCGCAGACGATGTCGCCTTTACGCTGACGATTCTGCACGACAAGTCCTATGACGGGGGCACAGACATTTTCCAGACTCATATCAAAGGCGGGCTGGCCTACAAGGAGGGCAAGGCTGATACGATCGAAGGCATTAGGGTCATCGATCCGTTGACAATTGAGATCACGACAGAGCAAGTGAACGCGACCGCTCTGCTCACCCTTGGCGGCATGGTGCTGTCGAAGGCCTATTATGGCAAAGACTACGTACCCGGACATCTCGACTACATTCGCGAGCTTCATGCGAAGCCGGTGGGCGCCGGCCCATACAAGCTGGAGAAGCATCTGCCGGGGCAGGAAATCCGGTTTATTGCCAACGAGCATTACTTTGCCGGCAAGCCGCAGGTCGAACGGTTCATTTATAAGACGACGGAGGGCGACACGTTCCAATTTCTCGAGACGGGAGAGCAGGACTTCGCTTCCTTCGCGGCGACACAGGACAATCTGGAGAAGCTTCAGCGGCTCGGCTTCGTCAATCTGCAGTTGAACACCTCCAGCGCTTACGGCTATATCGCGTTCAACCACCACAAGCCGTATTTGAAGGATAAAAAGGTTCGCCAAGCGCTCATCTATGGACTGGATCGCAAGACGATCGTCGAAGGCGTGTCGCAAGGCTCCGCTCAAGTCGCCAACGTGCCTGTCGCTCCTACCTCCTGGGCCTACACGGAGGAAGGCATCAACCCGTACGACTATGATCCGGACAAAGCGAAGCAGCTGCTGGAGGAAGCGGGCTGGAAAGCCGGGGCACAGGGCATCCGGGAAAAAGACGGTCAGAAGCTGGTCATCCGCTATCTATCGTCCAAGAGCAAAAACAGCGACGCCTTCATCGCCATCGCCAAAGAAAATTACGAAGCGATCGGCATCCGATTCGAGCCGGAGCAGTTCGCCGACTTCAACTCGCTGCGGGCCAAGGTCGAGGGCGGAGATTACGATCTCGCCAGCTTCTCGACGCCGATGATCATCGATCCGGCATACGGCGTAGCGGATTTCTCCACGGAGGAAGCGGAAGGCTACTCCAATCCGACCGTCGACAAGCTCATTCAGGAAGGGCTGGGGATATTAGACACCGAGAAGCGGAAGGAAATCTACAAAAAGCTGTTTCAGGAGCTAAACGAGGATCCGCCGTACATTTTTTACAGCTATTCGAAGCTGCTCTACGCCTATAACGCCCGGGTACAGGGACTCGAGCCAAATCCGTACCGGGGGATCGCCACGAGTCTGCCGTCGATCCGCATCGAATAG
- a CDS encoding ABC transporter permease, whose protein sequence is MGTYLLRRTLYMLLTLLGASVLIFALYALTPGDFVDNDMNLTQARKLELKEMYGLNKPIIERYLIWIGNVLKGDFGYSLQHQQPITTLFSQYIWNSFLLAAASTFLTWFIAVIIGVLSAYKQYSWFDRIVTISIFAAMSVPVFFIGLFLIKLLAVDAKLLPPGGMITTGSNATGLAYIMEVAHHMFLPVMVMTLLGTGGLTRYFRTHMLEAMKQDYVRTARAKGMKERVILYRHALRNAMLPAITLIGFELPGLFGGSLILEKIFNWPGIGQLYMQSFTMRDYPLLMGFTMLIAILTVIGTLLSDLLYRVADPRVRL, encoded by the coding sequence TTGGGCACGTACTTGCTGAGAAGAACGCTGTACATGCTGCTTACGCTGCTGGGCGCATCCGTCCTTATTTTTGCGCTGTACGCGCTGACGCCGGGCGATTTCGTCGACAACGACATGAATCTGACCCAAGCCCGGAAGCTCGAATTGAAAGAAATGTACGGTCTGAACAAGCCGATTATCGAACGTTACCTTATCTGGATAGGCAACGTGCTGAAAGGGGATTTCGGTTATTCTCTCCAGCACCAGCAGCCGATCACCACCTTGTTCAGCCAATATATTTGGAACTCTTTCCTGCTCGCGGCCGCTTCTACGTTCCTGACCTGGTTCATCGCCGTCATTATCGGCGTCTTGAGCGCCTATAAGCAATATTCATGGTTCGATCGGATCGTGACGATCAGCATCTTCGCCGCGATGTCGGTGCCGGTGTTCTTCATCGGGCTGTTCCTCATCAAGCTGCTGGCAGTGGATGCCAAGCTGCTTCCGCCAGGGGGCATGATTACGACCGGAAGCAATGCGACCGGACTGGCCTATATTATGGAGGTCGCGCATCATATGTTCCTGCCTGTCATGGTGATGACACTGCTCGGCACTGGCGGGCTGACTCGATATTTCCGAACGCATATGCTCGAGGCAATGAAGCAGGACTACGTGCGCACCGCGCGGGCCAAAGGAATGAAGGAGCGGGTGATTTTGTACCGTCATGCCTTGCGGAATGCGATGCTGCCGGCCATTACGCTCATCGGCTTCGAGCTGCCGGGGCTGTTCGGCGGATCGCTGATATTGGAGAAAATCTTCAATTGGCCGGGAATCGGCCAGTTATACATGCAGTCGTTCACCATGCGGGATTATCCCTTGCTCATGGGCTTCACAATGCTCATCGCGATCCTGACTGTTATCGGGACCTTGCTGTCCGACTTGCTGTATCGTGTCGCCGATCCGCGCGTTCGGCTGTAG
- the opp4C gene encoding oligopeptide ABC transporter permease, with amino-acid sequence MTNLSVTGKLSRRRSVAQPAARPSLWRQSLQRLQRNKLALSGLAVIAFMFTACFIGPLFSPYAAGKVNLAVMNQAPSAAHWLGTDHLGRDVLTRLLQAGRISLTVGLASMVLSVIIGTVLGAIAGYYRGVVDQLIMRTADLLMTIPGLPLLFIIGAILSEWKVPTDYRLYIVMLMLSLVGWPGLARLVRGELLSLRERDFMQAAEALGLNDRRKLFHHLLPNLFPLLIVVATLSTGGAILSESVLSYFGLGVMPPTPTWGNMIDAANSIIDFEKRPWLWIPPGLAIFITVMSINIFGDGLRDALDPKQKR; translated from the coding sequence ATGACCAATTTATCGGTGACAGGAAAATTATCGCGCCGGCGTTCCGTTGCCCAGCCAGCGGCGAGGCCCTCGCTCTGGAGGCAGTCGCTCCAGCGGCTGCAGCGCAACAAGCTGGCGCTAAGCGGGTTGGCGGTCATTGCCTTCATGTTCACGGCCTGCTTCATCGGCCCCCTCTTCTCGCCCTATGCGGCAGGCAAAGTGAATCTGGCTGTCATGAATCAGGCGCCCAGCGCAGCGCACTGGCTCGGGACCGATCATCTGGGCCGCGATGTACTCACCCGCCTGCTGCAGGCCGGACGCATCTCCTTGACGGTCGGGCTGGCCTCTATGGTGCTGTCGGTCATCATTGGCACTGTGCTTGGCGCGATCGCGGGCTATTACCGCGGCGTGGTCGATCAGCTGATTATGCGAACCGCGGATCTGCTGATGACCATTCCCGGCCTGCCGCTGCTGTTCATTATCGGCGCCATTCTGTCCGAATGGAAGGTGCCGACCGATTACCGTCTATACATTGTCATGCTGATGCTCAGCCTCGTCGGATGGCCGGGGCTCGCCCGGCTGGTGCGCGGAGAGCTGCTCAGTCTGCGGGAACGGGACTTCATGCAAGCGGCGGAGGCGCTCGGTCTGAATGATCGCCGCAAGCTGTTCCACCATCTCCTGCCGAACCTGTTCCCCCTGTTGATCGTCGTGGCGACGCTCAGCACCGGCGGGGCGATTTTGAGCGAATCGGTGCTCAGCTACTTCGGCCTTGGCGTCATGCCGCCCACGCCGACATGGGGCAATATGATCGATGCCGCGAATTCGATCATCGATTTCGAGAAGCGGCCCTGGCTCTGGATCCCGCCGGGATTGGCGATCTTCATCACGGTCATGTCCATCAACATCTTCGGAGACGGCTTGCGGGACGCGCTCGATCCGAAGCAAAAGAGATAA